Within the Enoplosus armatus isolate fEnoArm2 chromosome 9, fEnoArm2.hap1, whole genome shotgun sequence genome, the region GTTAGCAGCCACAGTGCAACCAGCAGCAGTGGAAGCAGCAGTGGTGGGGCTAGTAATGGTAGTGGCGTAGCCTATGACTGGCACCAGGCAGCACTTGCCAAAACTCTTCAGCAGACCCCCTACCACCTTTTACCAGAGCCCAGCCTCTTCAGCACAGTGCAGCTCTACCGGCAGAACAACAAGCTGTATGGCTCTGTTTTCACTGGTGCAAGCAAGTTTCGCTGCAAAGACTGCAGCGCCGCCTATGACACTCTGGTGGGTTTAACAGTCCACATGAATGAGACAGGCCACTATCGAGATGACAAtaaggacaaagaggaggatcAGGGAAAGCGCTGGTCCAAACCACGCAAGCGCTCCttgatggagatggaggggaaaGAGGATGCCCAGAAGGTGCTGAAGTGCATGTACTGTGGCCACTCATTCGAGTCTCTGCAAGATCTCAGCGTTCATATGATCAAGACCAAGCATTACCAGAAAGTGCCTCTCAAAGAACCAGTGCCAGCCTTGGCCACTAAACTGGTGTCCTCTTCAGCTAAAAAACGAGCTATCCAAGATGCTATAGTCTCTCCATGCTCCCCAGACTCTGTCCATgctggtagtggtggtggtgtatCCCTTGGGGATATTGGCAAAGATACAAAAGCCGCAGCTAACCCCTATGTTACACCAAACAACCGCTATGGCTACCAGAATGGTGCCAGCTATACATGGCAGTTTGAAGCTCGTAAAGCCCAGATCCTCAAATGCATGGAGTGCGGGAGCTCTCACGATACACTGCAACAGCTGACTGCTCACATGATGGTTACAGGTCACTTTTTGAAGGTTACAAATTCTGCATCcaaaaagggaaaacagctgGTTTTTgatccagtggtggaagagaaGATTCAGTCTATCCCACTGCCACCAACGACCACCAGACTCCCTGTTCCCAGTAGTGGTAAGTCCCAGCCAGTGTCCCCTGCCCTCTCCTCTGGgtcagaggaaaagagggaaggaggtgaggatgaAAAGGTTGAGGGTGGTGAGCCACTGGAGAAAAAGAtcaaggaggagagagatgactCAGGTGAGAAATCTGAGACTGACGCCACATCATATAAATACCTTAGAGAAGAAGATCTGGAGGAGGCACCAAAAGGGGGTTTAGATATTCTTAAATCCCTTGAGAACACAGTCTCCAGTGCCATCAGCAAGGCCCAGACCGGCACACCCACATGGGGTGGCTACCCTAGCATTCATGCAGCCTACCAGCTACAGGGTGCCATGAAGAGCTCCACTACTGTTCTCCCCCCAATGGTCCAGAGTGTCCAGATGCAGCCAATGTTCAACAGTGGGTTACGAGGCCTGGTGAGTGACCCCAACTCAGTCATCCACTCGCCTCGGAGCCCTTCATCCCCTACACCCCTCAGGAGCAATGTCACTGCCATGGAGGAGCTTGTGGAGAAAGTGACAGGGAAAGCTGCCactgtgaagaaagaaaaggaggagaagatggtAAGCCTGGAACGATGCCGGCCCCCATCATTAGTAAAGTCCCCCTCTCCTGcactgagagagcagagagaacaaTTAGCATCTCCAAATGACCTTTCTGTAGGTAAACAGTGTGGTATGAGAAGTAGCAGCCCAGGCAGTGTAGATTCAGAGCTTATCTGCAAGAAGGAGCCAAAAGAGAGCCTAGTAGATGGTCACAACAACCATTTAAAGAACGGCTCTGAGGCGTGCCAATCCCCAGTAACTAATGGCAACAGTCTTGGCATCATCACAGATCACTCACCGGAAAGTCCTTTCATCAACCCTCTCAGCGCACTCCAGTCAATCATGAATACACACCTGGGTAAGGCCTCCAAACCGGTAAGCCCAGCTGCAGACCCACTATCTATGCTTTACAAAATCAGCAACAGCATGATGGATAAGCCAGCTTTTAACCCAACTCCTCAGGGCAAGCCAGCTGAGCCCATCAACCACTATCCATTGTATGAAAACAATGACCAGCCCATAGACCTGAGTAAAAATAAGTCCACCACtaacagcaacaataacaacagcagcagtgtgctcTTGACCAACAATAGTGTAAATGGTAACAAACCCCTCATTTCCCTCCCGGACtcagtctcctctcctctgagagAGAATGCTCTGATGGACATTTCTGACATGGTAAAGAACCTCACTGGAAGACTGACTCCCAAATCTTCaactccctcctccatctcagaGAAGTCGGATGCCGATGGCAGTGCATTTGAGGATGCCCTAGAGGACCTCTCCCCAGTGCAGAAGAGGAAAGGGAGGCAATCCAACTGGAATCCCCAgcacctcctcatcctccaggCACAGTTTGTCTCCAGCCTGAGGGAGACCCCAGAGGGCCGCTACGCCATGACTGACCTGGGCCCCCAGGAAAGGGTCCACATCTGTAAGTTCACAGGCCTCTCCATGACCACCATATCCCACTGGCTGGCAAATGTCAAGTACCAGCTGAGACGGACTGGGGGCACCAAGTTTCTGAAAAACATGGACTCGTGCCAgcctgtgttcctctgtggtgaCTGTGCCTCCCAGTTCAGGACTCCCTCCTCCTACATTGGCCACCTGGAGTCTCACCTGGGCTTCAGCTTGAAGGACCTGTCCAAACTGTCAGCTGAGCACCTACGGGAGCAGCAGGCTGCCTCAAAGGTGATCACAGACAAAATGACATTCGGCAGCCCCCTGTCAGCCTTGACCACGCCAGAGGACGACACAGGCTCTGTGTACCAGTGCAGACTTTGCAATCGGACATTCGTCAGCAAACACGCAGTCAAACTGCACCTCAGCAAGACCCACGGCAAATCTCCTGAGGATCACCTTGTGTTTGTCACTGCTTTGGAGAAACTGGAGAAGCTAGACAAGATGGAGAAGGTTTAAGCGGGGTCTGGAGCTGAGGGTAGAGACTGACAGCTGTGGAACTGACTAGAATTTCATTGCACTAAAATGACATTGTTCACAGTTACTGCACTGGGCCGAACTGAGCCGCCAGAAAAAATCGgtcttattattttttgttgtgaTAACTGCCTGACTGGACCATGTCTTTtcatgttgatttgtttttgttttgccaagcttttttacacttattttgtaatatatttatatgcTATTTGTCTGATCTGTGCATGTATTTTAGTGAATCAAGGTTAAACACAAGATTTTAATCTTTTCATGGCAAAAATACAACTACTGCTTCAATGGTAAAAATGGTGAGTGGAAAAAGAATTTGTGGAAGAGAAAACTGTATAATACTTGATATGAAGAAGgtgaaaattaaatgtatacaccaaaagaatgaaagaatacCCTGAAAGACTGAAGTAGCACCTTAGACAGTTGAATTTTGAATTTGTAAAGAGAACATGTTTTGAAATATCTTGCATTTGTCAAAATCAGATTGATTTTAAAAGAACAAGGATTATCAtttccccctctcctttttGGGTTCCTGTCACTGCAATGTTTTTGATGATGAATGGCCTGCTCATAAATCTGTCAGTGTATTAGAAAAAAGAACATGTGAACATTTGGAAAAACTGAAATGCTGCTTCTGGTTACGAGTCAATCAGTGAAAAATGAATGGCCGTCAGTATGCAAGTTTGCTCAAAAAACTTTTCCTTGTTGTGAAGTATCACCTTATAGCAATTTTCCAGTTGTATGGTTTGTTACAACTTTCTCTTTCTAAATTGTGTCGCTTTATTCAACCGTAAAGAGAACAGTCCGTTACATGTAAATGATTACCAGTGAAATGTCAGTACTCCATAAGACATATCTTACCATTTGAAACAGCTCAACATTCTTTGTATCTTAAGGTGTGTGCATTCTCTAACTTTtatattgtcattttatatacaaaaatgataaaaaataaaaacagatggtgtatatagatatatgctGTAGAGctacaaaatgtccttttttaaagaaaatacaaatttagCTTCTTTGGCTTGGTTTACAGAAATGATTTTAATTATACTTGCATCCAATTTGATGCATGAAATGGTGTGGAAAATAAATAAGCGATGCACAATGACTATACATTTCAATGTTTTATCGacaatattgtaaaaaaaaaaaaatttttagcACCGAttagtttgtttcatttctttctcaatTGTAAAATAAACCCCAAAGCAGTTGTTAACAGTGATacatttgtggttgtgtgttcatttgtcaTGGTGGTGCACCAAACTCAACATGTATAAAACTTTACTCTGTAGCATTTGCTTTGCggcaaattaaagcaatcacACCCATATCAAATCCTAACCCAGTGTAAGAGGCTTTCTTTTATTTGGTTATAATTAAACATATGCTTTGCAGAGGTGAGACTCCAAATGTCCTTGTCTCACTGTTGGTACATATTCTGTGTTCTGCAAAAGGCCTGCTAGTCACTGGTGTCATACCTAAAACTGATGACTGAGCCGCATCATACTGCCGATGATTATTataatgatgaagatgacggGGATGATAAGGCTGTAAGGGTGCCTATTGTACTGTAAGAAACCCATGCTAGGCTTGTGACTGGCCTTCGGAGGGCCCGTTCTGAAAGAATCAGTGTTATATTAATGACGGCAGTGTACTCTTGCCTGTCTTCTTGGAACAAAATTAGATGGGTGTCTGTTCTGCTTGATATAGCCTCCTGACTGgccacactgaacactgaaccaACCATAAACTAACACAACTATTCAGATGATACATAAGCAGCAAGCTGTCCTGTTCTCTGATCAACTGCAACACTGCTAACAAGGAAATACACTTAGGATCTGAttttttcatttagaaaatgacatttattgttGTGATGGGGATGCTGCAGTTTAACGGCCTAACAGTGAAACTATAATCAAATAAACTACACTaacataaaatgtgatatttcagACACGACTCATCAATTGGTGGCCCTATGTTGCCTGCATTGTTCGTCAGAGCCAGCATCTGATGCACATGTGTGCTGTCAATGCCATATTCTCACCACACCCAGCTGTATTATAGCAAGttctttcacattaaacaaCATCTTTGCAGGATAAGTGTCACTTCAGCATTGCGAGCGTGAACAGGTTTGTTGTCTGAACTTTTTGGATTTCCACAGCCAGCATGTGATTGTCTAAGGTCAGTCAAAAACTATTTCCATTTCCACTTCAATGACTTTGTTTCCATCCCCTCTAAAGGAATGTTTGCATAGTTTCTTGCAGAGCGTGACAGAAGATTTCTGCACCTTTTTGACCAATCAAGCAGCTCTCACAACCTTTTGCTTTTCCCTGCTTTATGTGCTGTTGTGTCTTCTTATGTTTCCGGTCTGACTTCATTTAACATATACCACGACCTTAACATTTAGCTTTAGTGAGAGCAGAAAGTAATTCATTGTGTACAATGACCTCTAGGTGACCCCCAGTCAAAGGTAAGCGGCAAGTTATGGGGTTTTCTTCCTCAGGCAGCCCTGCAGGTAAAGCGTCTGCATCTGGAATTTGATCTCTCATCTCACCCTCATGTCTCAAGTTTCTGATAGAGTACTCACAGTGCCAGCCTTTGTATGGATGACGCCATGCTGCACTGTTATGACTTCCACTCCTCACACTCACAACATGTCTTGTGTCGGCtgagtcagtcacacacactcactctcccAGCTATATTAGCACGAGTGTCTTTGTGCAATTACACACCTCCTCGATCTGGCTGCACCTCACGGTGTTGATACACGGATTCAGTGACAAAGGAAACACAGGCAGAGGGCAGATTAGCCCGGCTGAAGATGCAGCTTCCTCGGAAAGGGGCTGCTAGAGTTGggttataaaacaaacaaggcagATAAACAAGCAACATTTGGAGCAGATAGTGTTCCCGGCACaccagaaataaaaaacaccttGTAGGTTTAATACCCCACAGCTAAACCTGTAATTTTGCTGTGCCGTCAGATAGCTGCTGAGCCGATAGAGACTCTTTCCTGCATTGTTAGAGATCAGTGCACTGTTTCCTGTGCGTATTCTATGTAAATTACATGCGATAATCGCCACGCACGGCACAATGCTGGTTCCCGTGGTGCAAACGGAAACCGAGAGTAGATAAACGCAGGCTGGGCAGATTTGCATAGCCTTTGTGTTTTGGGCGCTGCTGAACGTGAGCCCTGAGGATTGGTAGGGATTTCCTCAAGGTTTTGTATAAGTAAATGCCTGCTTCCTCTCAGGGCTGGGACCATTATGTACAGCAGACAAGGGTGGGTGTAGACAGAGGGCACAAACGGAATAACAAAATTACCTGGGCTGGTGGGAACACGGGCAGGGAGTATTAACCTGCGTAACTCGCGTCTGCCTGTGCCTAGACAGAACAGGGATACATTGGTGTTTGCATGGGAATGTGTACACTATCTTACTCTCCTGTACTTTGCATCAAGtattctgtatatatttgtgtcaTCTGTTATAGACCTGAGGTGTCACTCTATGGTTAGGAGTCACAGAGCAGTACAGGTAAATAAGGGAGAGCATGTTGATCCCAGTGCTTCTTATGTTTAACATTTTCTCAGAAGTTCACCTCTAAAGCCTCAAGGTGTGTTATTACCTTGAATGTATGTAACTCACGCAGCCTACCAGTCACATGTTCATGGCCGTCATTCCTGGTTTGTATATGATAGCGGCATGAAGATCATCGTCAACCAcgaaacaaagacaaagctcCCTCTGAGgatcctggtgtgtgtgtgtgtctctcgtCTATAAAGCCTCCAACTTTGCACACAACTCAGACGTATGGTTTAATACCCTTCCAAAATAcctcaaaccaaacaaacaatgtcTGACAGAGAATCAACAAACAAAGCAACGACGACTGAGAGCCTTTGTACTGGATCACAAACTAAAGTCGGAGAAATCTGTTTGGATCCTGATAAAACGCCTCATTGTGGAAATTGCATTCAGGGAGAAGTTATCAGTATTCACGTTTTGCACAAGATACCTGCCTCAGTCTATTTTTATGTTGATTTAAGTCAGTTTGTAGACTTGATTCAATTATGTTGCTCAGCTTCATACTGTAAAATGTGCGGGATCTGTGACAATTCCGCCATCCATACaagcttctttttatttttagacagtCTAATCACAGTCACTGGAAAGGGGTGTATACAATACTGcaattagatttttttaaatgtcttttattttctcataacAGCAGAACCGTGTTTGGTAACTAATAATTaacaatgctgatgttttattTCCAATTGTGTTAAttttatcaaatgtttcctGGAATTTATGTCATTTTGGTTCTATAGGTTCTGCGTAGGGTTCTACCAGAAAATGCCTCGCAAGTCTTGTTAGCAAAACCTGTTGTTGTGTTATAGAAAACCTTTAGGAAGAATTCatattaaacacacaacaataaacacTTTCATGGTAAACGCATTTAAGAATTActtacattatatatacaataaaagaTCTAACCCAATCATAGAGTACTTTGATATAGCTTTGACCAGCCCTCCCACTGTAGTGCATAGCATTAGCTCTACAGGTAACCTAATGAGGTCTCTTATTGATTCAGATACATTGAAGAAGCCAATAGGTTGTACAAGGCTGACTTTTGTAGATACTTATCAGAGTTATACTACATCATTCCAGGCACTGTCACAGTGCGATACTCATGCCACTGTAACTGAGAGTGCTGCACTCCAGCTGGTGTCAGTGGCAgtgtatttgtgcttttttgATGGACACGCGGCAGTCTTTCATCAAGGTGGGTTTATTTTGCAGTGGGAGGGTTGATGTGACAGAGTTGTCTTTGGAGACTGATGGTGTTTGACAGCAGCAGGCTAACGGATGTAGGAGATCATCTCAGTCTGCCAAGCCTTTAGTTATGATGTGGTGGTGGATGAgaactgcaggtgtgtgtcGCCAGGCCCTTCATCCATCACAAGCCCggacaaaacacaaagcattCGGGGGATGAAATGGT harbors:
- the LOC139289722 gene encoding teashirt homolog 1-like, with the translated sequence MPRRKQQEPRRSAAYMPEDELKAGAHDEEEHLQDDGLSLDGQDTEFLCNEEEEDADGGQPPSYRDSPLSNGTNPDAGYGSPLSDASDRLTDFKSTSSRDGQERENSALPFRPNNGLSFQDSLAQMKAVYANLISDASWSSIAMDIMKTKPAAAGSVNSALTTPEPTSTASVSTTTTTNKSSGVNMASSHHNGRSSSTTVNHTGSASGNTNGTVASSVSSHSATSSSGSSSGGASNGSGVAYDWHQAALAKTLQQTPYHLLPEPSLFSTVQLYRQNNKLYGSVFTGASKFRCKDCSAAYDTLVGLTVHMNETGHYRDDNKDKEEDQGKRWSKPRKRSLMEMEGKEDAQKVLKCMYCGHSFESLQDLSVHMIKTKHYQKVPLKEPVPALATKLVSSSAKKRAIQDAIVSPCSPDSVHAGSGGGVSLGDIGKDTKAAANPYVTPNNRYGYQNGASYTWQFEARKAQILKCMECGSSHDTLQQLTAHMMVTGHFLKVTNSASKKGKQLVFDPVVEEKIQSIPLPPTTTRLPVPSSGKSQPVSPALSSGSEEKREGGEDEKVEGGEPLEKKIKEERDDSGEKSETDATSYKYLREEDLEEAPKGGLDILKSLENTVSSAISKAQTGTPTWGGYPSIHAAYQLQGAMKSSTTVLPPMVQSVQMQPMFNSGLRGLVSDPNSVIHSPRSPSSPTPLRSNVTAMEELVEKVTGKAATVKKEKEEKMVSLERCRPPSLVKSPSPALREQREQLASPNDLSVGKQCGMRSSSPGSVDSELICKKEPKESLVDGHNNHLKNGSEACQSPVTNGNSLGIITDHSPESPFINPLSALQSIMNTHLGKASKPVSPAADPLSMLYKISNSMMDKPAFNPTPQGKPAEPINHYPLYENNDQPIDLSKNKSTTNSNNNNSSSVLLTNNSVNGNKPLISLPDSVSSPLRENALMDISDMVKNLTGRLTPKSSTPSSISEKSDADGSAFEDALEDLSPVQKRKGRQSNWNPQHLLILQAQFVSSLRETPEGRYAMTDLGPQERVHICKFTGLSMTTISHWLANVKYQLRRTGGTKFLKNMDSCQPVFLCGDCASQFRTPSSYIGHLESHLGFSLKDLSKLSAEHLREQQAASKVITDKMTFGSPLSALTTPEDDTGSVYQCRLCNRTFVSKHAVKLHLSKTHGKSPEDHLVFVTALEKLEKLDKMEKV